The proteins below come from a single Microtus pennsylvanicus isolate mMicPen1 chromosome 13, mMicPen1.hap1, whole genome shotgun sequence genomic window:
- the Slfnl1 gene encoding schlafen-like protein 1 isoform X3, with amino-acid sequence MWESPVKSQDKQLLPKLPPKESLPKDSGLKAVPSTHTLYVGHLNPQFSVPVLACLLRDTLERLELPVAREHIEVVRRPRNTYALVQVAAPKAALASLPWRLQMAMEEQLILKELTARGKELVLSEGLESLNHREVRWEEEEDSGPSPSPSPGPSPGLRRPQRPQLPDPSPNWCWAGRRQISQNRPSGVRSDSAIVHQEILGREQLFQGAFLGSETRNVEFKRGSGEYLSLAFKHHVRRYVCAFLNSEGGSLLVGVEDNGLVQGIHCSHRDEDRTRLLVDSILQGFKPQVFPDAYTLTFIPVISISTANTPLKVLRLTVHTPKAQGEPQLYETDQGEVFLRRDGSIQGPLSVGAIQDWCRQKWTIELGKLEEKVKVLTVEKEQLQQQLQQRRSLSCSCCVL; translated from the exons ATGTGGGAGTCCCCCGTGAAGTCCCAGGACAAGCAGCTCCTGCCAAAGCTGCCTCCAAAAGAGTCCTTGCCCAAGGACTCTGGCCTCAAggcagttcccagcacacatactCTTTATGTGGGCCACCTGAACCCCCAGTTCTCTGTGCCTGTGCTTGCCTGCCTGCTACGAGACACCCTAGAGCGGCTGGAGCTGCCAGTGGCCCGTGAGCACATTGAAGTAGTGAGGCGGCCACGAAACACTTATGCACTGGTACAGGTGGCTGCCCCCAAGGCTGCCCTGGCCTCCCTCCCCTGGCGTCTGCAGATGGCCATGGAGGAGCAGCTAATCCTCAAAGAGCTCACAGCCCGTGGCAAAGAACTGGTGTTGAGTGAAGGCTTGGAGTCCTTAAACCACAGGGAGGTAA gatgggaagaggaa GAGGACAGCGGCCCAAGCCCAAGTCCCAGCCCTGGCCCCAGCCCAGGCTTAAGGCGCCCACAGCGGCCCCAGCTGCCAGACCCTTCCCCTAACTGGTGCTGGGCTGGGCGTCGACAGATTTCTCAGAACCGACCCAGTGGCGTGCGCTCTGATAGTGCCATTGTGCACCAGGAGATCTTGGGCCGGGAGCAGCTATTCCAGGGTGCCTTCCTTGGCAGTGAGACACGGAATGTGGAATTTAAGCGAGGCAGCGGTGAGTACCTGAGCCTGGCTTTCAAGCACCACGTACGGCGCTACGTGTGTGCCTTTCTCAACAGTGAGGGTGGCAGCCTGCTGGTAGGTGTCGAGGACAATGGCCTGGTACAGGGCATCCACTGCAGCCACCGTGATGAGGACCGCACACGCCTGCTGGTGGACTCCATCCTGCAGGGCTTCAAACCCCAGGTCTTCCCTGATGCCTACACCCTCACCTTCATCCCAGTCATAAGCATTTCCACAGCCAACACCCCTCTCAAG GTACTCCGCCTGACCGTACACACCCCCAAGGCCCAGGGTGAGCCACAGCTCTATGAGACAGACCAGGGGGAGGTATTTCTACGGCGTGACGGAAGCATCCAGGGCCCACTGTCTGTTGGCGCCATCCAGGACTGGTGCAGGCAG
- the Slfnl1 gene encoding schlafen-like protein 1 isoform X1 produces the protein MWESPVKSQDKQLLPKLPPKESLPKDSGLKAVPSTHTLYVGHLNPQFSVPVLACLLRDTLERLELPVAREHIEVVRRPRNTYALVQVAAPKAALASLPWRLQMAMEEQLILKELTARGKELVLSEGLESLNHREVSAIYPSEDSGPSPSPSPGPSPGLRRPQRPQLPDPSPNWCWAGRRQISQNRPSGVRSDSAIVHQEILGREQLFQGAFLGSETRNVEFKRGSGEYLSLAFKHHVRRYVCAFLNSEGGSLLVGVEDNGLVQGIHCSHRDEDRTRLLVDSILQGFKPQVFPDAYTLTFIPVISISTANTPLKVLRLTVHTPKAQGEPQLYETDQGEVFLRRDGSIQGPLSVGAIQDWCRQKWTIELGKLEEKVKVLTVEKEQLQQQLQQRRSLSCSCCVL, from the exons ATGTGGGAGTCCCCCGTGAAGTCCCAGGACAAGCAGCTCCTGCCAAAGCTGCCTCCAAAAGAGTCCTTGCCCAAGGACTCTGGCCTCAAggcagttcccagcacacatactCTTTATGTGGGCCACCTGAACCCCCAGTTCTCTGTGCCTGTGCTTGCCTGCCTGCTACGAGACACCCTAGAGCGGCTGGAGCTGCCAGTGGCCCGTGAGCACATTGAAGTAGTGAGGCGGCCACGAAACACTTATGCACTGGTACAGGTGGCTGCCCCCAAGGCTGCCCTGGCCTCCCTCCCCTGGCGTCTGCAGATGGCCATGGAGGAGCAGCTAATCCTCAAAGAGCTCACAGCCCGTGGCAAAGAACTGGTGTTGAGTGAAGGCTTGGAGTCCTTAAACCACAGGGAGGTAAGTGCCATTTACCCAAGT GAGGACAGCGGCCCAAGCCCAAGTCCCAGCCCTGGCCCCAGCCCAGGCTTAAGGCGCCCACAGCGGCCCCAGCTGCCAGACCCTTCCCCTAACTGGTGCTGGGCTGGGCGTCGACAGATTTCTCAGAACCGACCCAGTGGCGTGCGCTCTGATAGTGCCATTGTGCACCAGGAGATCTTGGGCCGGGAGCAGCTATTCCAGGGTGCCTTCCTTGGCAGTGAGACACGGAATGTGGAATTTAAGCGAGGCAGCGGTGAGTACCTGAGCCTGGCTTTCAAGCACCACGTACGGCGCTACGTGTGTGCCTTTCTCAACAGTGAGGGTGGCAGCCTGCTGGTAGGTGTCGAGGACAATGGCCTGGTACAGGGCATCCACTGCAGCCACCGTGATGAGGACCGCACACGCCTGCTGGTGGACTCCATCCTGCAGGGCTTCAAACCCCAGGTCTTCCCTGATGCCTACACCCTCACCTTCATCCCAGTCATAAGCATTTCCACAGCCAACACCCCTCTCAAG GTACTCCGCCTGACCGTACACACCCCCAAGGCCCAGGGTGAGCCACAGCTCTATGAGACAGACCAGGGGGAGGTATTTCTACGGCGTGACGGAAGCATCCAGGGCCCACTGTCTGTTGGCGCCATCCAGGACTGGTGCAGGCAG